One Candidatus Paceibacterota bacterium genomic window carries:
- the mnmA gene encoding tRNA 2-thiouridine(34) synthase MnmA — protein sequence MKKIVKKLKVFVAMSGGVDSSVSAALLKKQGYDVYGVFIKGWYPQGIPCDWRNDRRDAMRVAAKLDIPFYTFDFEKEYKKWVIDYMIREYKAGRTPNPDIMCNKHVKFDAFLKKALKMGADMIATGHYVKIQNSKLKISKDKNKDQSYFLWTLKQEQLKHCLFPVGGYEKTEVRKVAEKFSLPVAKKPDSQGLCFVGEFKLEDFLKKYIKPKPGKIIDEKGKVLGEHKGIHYYTIGQRQGLNLAAGIPYYIVEKDVKKNILVVASGKNEKDFYRKEVKISDVNWILEKQPSVSKKYLARIRYRQPLQKCRIIKISGSKIKVSFVQPQRAVAPGQSLVLYDKNELLGGGIIV from the coding sequence ATGAAAAAAATAGTTAAAAAATTAAAAGTTTTTGTCGCAATGTCTGGCGGAGTTGATTCGTCGGTTTCGGCGGCGTTGCTGAAAAAACAAGGCTATGATGTTTACGGGGTTTTTATAAAAGGATGGTATCCGCAGGGGATTCCGTGTGATTGGCGAAATGACAGACGGGATGCTATGCGTGTGGCGGCGAAGTTGGATATTCCTTTTTATACTTTTGATTTTGAAAAAGAATATAAAAAATGGGTGATAGATTATATGATTCGCGAATATAAGGCCGGCAGGACGCCAAATCCGGATATCATGTGCAATAAACACGTGAAGTTTGACGCGTTTTTGAAAAAAGCGTTAAAAATGGGAGCGGACATGATCGCTACGGGTCATTATGTAAAAATTCAAAATTCTAAATTAAAAATTTCTAAAGATAAAAATAAAGATCAAAGTTATTTTTTGTGGACGTTAAAACAGGAGCAGTTAAAACATTGCCTTTTTCCGGTTGGCGGTTATGAAAAAACAGAAGTGCGAAAAGTGGCGGAAAAGTTTAGTTTGCCTGTGGCAAAAAAACCGGATAGCCAGGGGCTTTGTTTTGTCGGTGAATTCAAGCTTGAAGATTTTCTTAAAAAATACATCAAGCCAAAACCCGGAAAAATTATTGATGAAAAAGGAAAAGTTTTAGGCGAGCATAAAGGAATTCATTATTACACAATAGGGCAGAGGCAGGGCCTGAATCTAGCGGCAGGAATTCCATATTATATTGTAGAAAAAGATGTAAAGAAAAATATTTTGGTGGTAGCTTCCGGAAAAAACGAAAAAGATTTTTATAGGAAAGAAGTTAAAATTTCTGATGTAAATTGGATTTTGGAAAAACAACCCAGCGTTTCTAAAAAATATTTAGCAAGAATTCGATATCGCCAACCCCTTCAAAAATGCCGGATTATAAAAATTTCAGGTTCTAAAATTAAAGTTTCGTTTGTTCAACCCCAGCGCGCCGTAGCTCCCGGCCAATCGCTTGTTTTATATGATAAAAACGAGCTTTTGGGAGGTGGAATAATTGTTTAA
- a CDS encoding alanine--tRNA ligase: MNSEEIREKFLEFFEKNGHKIIPSSSLIPTDPSVLLTTAGMQQFKPYYLGEKSPYGDKVCSVQKCFRTSDIDEVGDERHLTFFEMLGNFSFNNACSKKEAIELAYEFITKEMELEIDYVSVFGGEGNLTADKKSEEIWKQVDSSLEVKKFGKEDNFWGPTGDEGPCGPTTEIYVNGIEIWNIVFNEYYKNKDGKYERLETLGVDTGMGLERLAMVSQNKNNVFENDLFEPIMQAVSNNRIIADHLRGAVFLLADGITPSNLGRGYILRRLIRRVMAKGFGDKMENIADIVIENYGNFYPELEQNKNNVFEEFKKEKEAFEKTLEKGMKELQKMGQKISGEQAFLLFSTYGFPLELIKESVKEVDEASFQKEFEKHQELSRTASAGMFKSGLAGHSEQEIKYHTASHLLLAALRKVLGESVSQKGSNITPERLRLDFSWSEKLTDEQKTQVEKLVNEKIAENLSVLREEMTLDEAKNSGALGVFEHKYGEKVSVYSISDFSKEICGGPHVENTCVLGKFKIIKEEAVSAGVRRIKAILE; the protein is encoded by the coding sequence ATGAATTCCGAAGAAATCCGGGAAAAATTTCTGGAATTTTTTGAAAAGAACGGGCACAAAATTATTCCATCGTCTTCGCTTATCCCGACCGATCCGTCGGTTCTTTTGACTACTGCCGGAATGCAGCAATTTAAGCCCTATTATCTTGGAGAAAAATCCCCTTATGGCGATAAGGTTTGTTCTGTTCAGAAATGTTTTAGAACTTCTGACATAGATGAAGTCGGCGATGAGAGGCACCTGACTTTTTTTGAGATGCTTGGCAATTTTTCGTTTAATAACGCTTGCTCCAAAAAAGAAGCGATTGAATTAGCGTATGAATTTATAACGAAAGAGATGGAGTTGGAAATTGATTATGTTTCGGTTTTTGGAGGCGAGGGAAATTTGACAGCGGACAAAAAATCGGAGGAAATTTGGAAACAGGTAGATTCCAGTTTGGAAGTTAAAAAATTTGGGAAAGAAGATAATTTTTGGGGTCCGACAGGAGATGAAGGCCCGTGCGGTCCGACAACGGAAATTTATGTAAACGGAATTGAAATTTGGAACATCGTTTTTAATGAATATTACAAAAACAAAGATGGAAAATACGAGCGTTTAGAAACCCTCGGGGTTGATACAGGAATGGGTCTGGAGCGGCTGGCGATGGTATCACAGAATAAAAATAATGTTTTTGAAAATGACTTGTTTGAGCCGATAATGCAGGCGGTTTCAAATAATAGAATTATCGCTGACCATTTGCGGGGAGCGGTATTTTTGCTTGCCGATGGAATTACGCCATCAAATTTGGGACGAGGTTATATTTTGCGGCGTTTGATAAGACGGGTGATGGCAAAAGGTTTTGGCGATAAAATGGAAAATATCGCGGACATTGTGATAGAAAATTACGGAAATTTTTATCCGGAGCTGGAACAGAATAAAAATAATGTTTTTGAAGAATTTAAAAAAGAAAAGGAAGCTTTTGAAAAAACTTTGGAAAAAGGAATGAAAGAATTGCAGAAAATGGGGCAAAAAATCTCTGGAGAACAAGCGTTTTTATTATTTTCCACTTATGGATTTCCGTTAGAACTTATAAAAGAATCGGTTAAGGAGGTTGATGAGGCGAGTTTCCAAAAAGAATTTGAAAAGCACCAGGAACTTTCACGCACCGCGTCCGCGGGAATGTTTAAGTCGGGCTTAGCCGGTCATTCGGAACAGGAAATAAAATATCATACCGCTTCGCACCTTTTGCTCGCGGCTTTAAGAAAAGTTTTGGGCGAAAGCGTTTCGCAAAAGGGTTCAAACATTACACCGGAAAGACTGCGTCTGGATTTTTCCTGGTCTGAAAAATTAACGGATGAACAAAAAACGCAAGTTGAAAAACTTGTTAATGAAAAAATAGCTGAAAACCTGTCCGTGTTGCGCGAGGAAATGACTTTGGATGAAGCGAAAAACAGCGGAGCTCTTGGGGTTTTTGAACATAAATACGGCGAAAAAGTAAGCGTTTATTCAATTTCCGATTTCAGCAAAGAAATATGCGGAGGACCGCACGTGGAAAACACCTGCGTGTTGGGAAAATTTAAAATTATAAAAGAGGAAGCGGTGTCTGCCGGAGTAAGGAGAATAAAAGCGATTTTGGAATAA
- a CDS encoding GIY-YIG nuclease family protein, producing the protein MKVLNTKTKDFLKKLPNAAGVYIFRDKAKKIIYIGRAASLRSRVSSYFRKNSLEYVRPAELFSSEIVFVSFTKTPTLLEAAILENNLIKKHRPKYNIKDKDDRSFVYVFFDMKTDYPKPIIIRGRELEKHSPKGVVIGPFRSQAFLKKILLSARRIFPYSTCRPNSGKPCFHYQIGLCLGVCVGEILPKEYKRNIRGLIRFLKSGVLSKKESGRKFDDTTLIPEEFIFSSKKSGVSRIEGYDISHLSGKGAYGAMIVFQNGVSKNSHYRLFKIRNKEKGSDIDALKEVLERRIKHREWQYPDLIVVDGGVAQVHLAARVLRLVGLKIPVVGLSKAGLHSASASRQDKLVFSAAIKKPVREMIISQKKLLQQVRNEAHRFSLRAQKKSRRI; encoded by the coding sequence ATGAAAGTTTTGAATACCAAAACCAAAGATTTTTTGAAAAAACTTCCGAACGCGGCGGGTGTTTATATTTTCCGCGACAAAGCCAAAAAAATTATTTATATTGGCCGCGCGGCTTCTTTACGAAGTCGGGTCTCATCGTATTTTAGAAAAAACAGCTTGGAATACGTCCGCCCCGCGGAACTTTTTTCTTCAGAAATAGTGTTTGTTTCTTTTACAAAAACCCCAACGCTTCTTGAAGCGGCGATTTTGGAAAATAATCTGATAAAGAAACACAGGCCGAAATATAATATAAAAGATAAAGACGACAGGTCCTTTGTTTATGTGTTTTTTGATATGAAAACCGATTATCCGAAACCGATTATAATAAGAGGCAGGGAACTTGAAAAACATTCGCCAAAAGGGGTTGTTATTGGTCCTTTCCGAAGCCAGGCCTTTCTTAAAAAAATTTTACTTTCGGCGCGGAGAATTTTTCCGTATTCAACGTGTCGGCCGAATTCAGGCAAGCCGTGTTTTCATTATCAGATAGGGCTTTGCCTAGGCGTGTGCGTGGGAGAAATTTTGCCGAAAGAATACAAGAGAAACATCCGTGGCCTTATCAGATTTTTAAAATCAGGAGTGCTTTCCAAAAAAGAATCAGGGAGAAAATTTGACGATACGACATTAATTCCCGAAGAATTTATTTTCAGCTCTAAAAAATCTGGCGTTTCCCGAATAGAAGGTTATGACATCTCGCATCTTTCAGGCAAAGGCGCATACGGCGCAATGATCGTTTTTCAGAACGGAGTTTCCAAAAATTCCCATTATCGTTTATTTAAAATAAGGAATAAGGAGAAGGGGAGCGATATAGATGCATTAAAAGAAGTTTTGGAGCGTAGAATTAAACATAGAGAGTGGCAATATCCGGATTTGATTGTCGTTGACGGAGGTGTCGCGCAAGTTCATTTGGCTGCAAGAGTTTTACGCTTAGTCGGATTAAAAATTCCAGTCGTCGGTCTAAGCAAGGCCGGGCTTCACTCGGCATCGGCCTCAAGACAGGACAAACTTGTTTTTTCGGCAGCCATAAAAAAGCCGGTTCGCGAGATGATTATTTCGCAGAAAAAACTTTTACAGCAAGTCCGCAACGAAGCGCACAGATTCTCACTTAGGGCACAAAAAAAATCGAGGAGAATATGA